The Populus alba chromosome 13, ASM523922v2, whole genome shotgun sequence genome contains the following window.
agagagagagagatgaagcaggaaattaaataaaaaatgaaaaaataacccaaaaaatcTCACGTTTTATTCTTCTATTTaatacccaaaaacaaaaatcatacatggcaaaaaataaaaacccagacAAAAATTTCCAGACTTCCGTTCATATTCCCTCTCTTTCTCAGTAACCAAACacctcaaaacaaaacacaaacattaaaaaagcattaaaaaaacaaaatgataatttctttgttctttctgAGTTACGACTAACTCAAAACCAAAGagcaataaaacaaattaatttcggTCCTCTCTTTGTCATTTCCTCAGCTTTCTCGGAAACCAAACAATGCGAGAGTCGtgtaataacaaataaaaattagaaaagttaaaaataatggcCCAAATACCTGATAAATTCCAAAGTTTTGCCTTTGCCTCGCCTCTCTGCTTCTGTCAGAGAAAAAATAAACCCCAAAAAATCAGAGCCCGGGAACACAAAATAAACCACAAATGCATTTACCATAcacttagagagagagagagagtgagagagatgaagcaggaaattaaataaaaaatgaaaaaataacccaaaaaatcTCACGTTTTATTCTTCTGTTTaatacccaaaaacaaaaatcatacatggcaaaaaataaaaacccagacAAAAATTTCCAGACTTCCGTTCATATTCCCTctctttctcagcaaccaaacacctcaaaacaaaacacaaacagtaaaaaatttcaaaactttcacTCACTTTCCCTCTCTTTCTCAGCTCCCAAACCCAGAATGCATTAACGTAATAAGACCCGCAAGAAAATCTTGTCTCCCTCGCTCCACTTTCGACTTCAAAATTGTGAGCCGGAACCTAAAATTTAAACTCtttaaaatgcaaagaaaacaaagaggcCAAATGGGTTTTGTACCATGAAgggtgtctctctctctctcccccccgcTCTCCCAGCCTTTGTTGTACTctctgtaaaaaataatatttcatgcaCTACAGATAAAAAAGACTGCAATAATAGTTAAAATGAAGACTTTTGTGGGGAAAGCAAAGAACTTTCCCCCATGCACACTTTTGTAAATAGTTAAagcatttaaaataacatttcatgCACTATAGATAAAGAAGACTACAATAATATTTCATGCACTACTGCAGCTTTTCCTATTAAAATGAGTCACttggaaagaaaattattttgtgggGAAAGcacagtactttccccacgcgttttagagttctgtTAATTTGTTGACCCAtgataaacaataatttatctGCACAAAGGGTTAGTGCTGGAAGGAcgtttttatagtttattgatttgaacttgaacagagaaaagagaaaagagatcgCACCTTAGCTCTGGGTGTACTGTGCAGTTAATGAAAAGGAACCGGGTTTAATTTCGAGTCTTTGACTCGATGGCTTTAACCCGAAACGGAACACCTGGATTTCGGCCGGAACGTTCCGGCCGAAATTTGACCGGAATTTCCGGATCAACCCGAGATTTTAAGCGAGGTGAAACTTGTTCCGTTTTATTTCGGTTTTTTAACTGGTACGAGACGTTCCGGGCATTCCGGCCGAAACGGAACGGTATTAACAACCCTGCTTTAAACTTTAACATTAGACAAGATAAGATAGAagtattattcttatttgtttattaaatataaaataaaataaattatttagtttagtcCAATGCACATCAAACACAATCTTGTCCGATGTGtttcaaacacaataaaataaattatccaatCCAATATAATGCACTCCAAGCATGAGGCATGACGATTATTTATCTAGTCTGATCCATTCAATACTGTGAAACATATCAAACACTACCTTAAATTATCTTAACACAGAAATTGTTAGAGCTATACAGTATAATGCCTTTATGGAATAGACAACCACCGTGATCCGGCAGAATGTGGCTAAAGATGAAGAGAAAACATTGCCGAAGATTGTAGCTAGCAGTAGATGCTCATCATCTCTGTATTTTCATTAAGAAGTTAGAAATCAACTACTGTCAATATGTGGCTTTCTCAGATACATTACTTTGCTTACACAATAATAACACACCCATATTTTCAGGCATTTCTCCATAATTTAGCACGTCCCTCCTCTGCTAATGTCAATCTCTGTTGCAAGATATAAAAACACACCCTTCTTCAGCTGTCAGACTATCACAATTTAGCACTTTCCTTCTCTTCTGACATACATATTTTCAGGCATTTCTCCATTAAGATCTGACCATCACCTTCCATCTGATCAAGCGCTCTGGTGTCCATGTTTCCACTTTCAATTATAGTCTTGAAAATAATGGATGGAAATAGCATCTGTTTACTTAGAAGGGAAGGCTGAACTCTGGTTTGAAGAATTCATACTGGAAAGTAATTATTTGGCTAACCTGGAAAAATGTTGGATAGCCAAATTCAAACTATATTTGAGTTATCAAATAAACATCAcatttgattataatttttaaaagtattattgaAGCTGCTTTGAATTATATTCGATGAGGTTAAGTTTTTCCAATTTTAGAAAAGTTTTTTGGAAtactagaaataaaatattgtttacgtattcatataatcataaaaattagcTTAAATTATTGAGAGATTaagctttaacttatgtttttttttaatttatttgaatttataattaaggTTTCTTAATTAGACCTGGACCcgttttttttttgcgtttcaaaagtgtttttgaaaaaaaaatatttttttaatttttttttctttgcttcaaattattttttaatgttttcagattatatcgatataataatgtttaaaataattaaaaaaaaaatattatttcaatagatttccaattgaaaaacattaccacaacaacaaaaactttttatttgttaggctaaatttaactattattagtattttatttattaaactataaacctcattatttattctagttaaaatttttgtatttatatcctttttttctaaatattagacaaattttgatgatttaataaaaaaacaaactattccTCCTTTAAATTCTCTCTTCTTCCTAGCTTTTCCTTTCCCTGTTTTAATTCTtgacttctttctttcttgcttttagtttttttttttctgcatcaCTTCTAGTCTCTTTTTTTGGGGAGGCAGAAGTTTTAAGCAATATGAAATGGAGGAGGGTATAAACAAATAGATCGTTCAAAAAGATGAACTTAGCAATCCAAAACAAGTTGCTTGTCCAGAAGTTAATCGTTCAAGGTGTGATCCTAATGCATTATACTGTCAGATCGTCTATTTAAAGCCCCAGGGTCATTGGTTACacctttaaaaatttacttgTCCAGCGTGTAGGATGCTAAGCCCCAAGTATCTTTTTGTGTTTCTTCGTCAACAACAAAACCATCCATTTTCATCTGATAAAGAACATCGGTAACTGATTTTCCGGCTGCCATAAAGTTCCTAGTTTTTCATCAACCGGGTGAATTTTTTCATCTCTTCAGCATCTCCCTGACCTTCCAAGTACTCCAAACAGGCATTCACAAGGATGGGATCTGGTTTCCAGTCTCTTCCAACATTGACGGCCCTCTTCAACATCTCAACAGCCTTGGGGATTTGATCATGTTCCATATACCCCTTTGCCATTACATGCCATGTGCTCGCATAAGGTGTTCTTCCTTGCACTGCCTTTTCTATGGCTGCCTCAGCCTTCTCAAAAAGTCCCCTATTGCAATAAGCAACAAGAAGCCCGTTCAATACACGGAAGTCATACATGCTGGTGCACTGCGACTCCCACTCTTCAAAGATCTTTTCTGCTCCCTCGATATCATCCAGCTTTGTAAGAGAGTCAATCATGCAACAATATGATGTATCCATGGATTCACTAGAGGGCTTGTACAAATTCCATATTCGATAAAGCTCATCCTTATTCCCTGTTTTTGCATGGAGactcaaaagaaaattaaatactGCTTTCTTCTTTCTGAAGGCCATCCATTTCTCCAGCTTCTTCAACATTGTCAAAGCTGTTTCGATGGACCCAATCTTCAGATACGCATCAGCAGCCATTGCATATAATTTCCAATCTAGACCAAGCTCTGGATTCTCCTCCATCAATTTCAAGATTCTTTCCACCCCGGAAATGTCAGATGCAGCAACTGAAGCAGCAATTAGATTTCTCAGTGTATATTTATCTTGAGCAATTCCATTCCTTTCCATTTCCTTCAGCAATGGGGGGATTTTGTCAAAGTCTCCGGTTTGAGAGTAAAGGATGATCAAGATGTTGTATGGAAAAGATGATGTTGTCATGCCCCCTTCTCTCATTTCCTGCATAACTGCTTCTGCTTTCTGCACAGATTTCTCTCGCACACAGCCATTGAGAATAGCACCATATGTGTACTTAGTTCTTAACTTAACCGAAAGTTTATTAAAGTAGTTCTCGGCCTCCTCTAGTCCACGAACTCTATGAATTAATCCCAATCTGACTGCTGCATCTTCCGTAGTAAATGTAAAGAACCGCCGGCCTGTCATCCATTCTGATACCTGAATTAATTATGCTCTCTATCAAGTTCCAATTTTACAGGAAGCATGTACATTAAACTCATCAAATTACAACTACACTGCCCAACACAGAGGTGCATTTAACCATATCTTGAATCATGATATGGTCCAAGCTTCATcatgacaaaaataattggCCTCGTGCTGACTTGCTAATTATATATGAGATCTTAATTATCTTATCTCTTAAAACTAGATatatgaaaaattctcaaacttttgaatCATATTGAGACTGACACAAATCCAATAAATGACATGTCGTCCAAAAGCTGAAACTTCACCCCAAATTCAGTTCCACCATGAATAATTCAACAAGTTCCCACAACAATCTCCATATTTTACTCAAAGGGTACACATAAAACAATCTATAATGAGCAAAAAGAAGTCAAAAAATGATGGGGATTGAGAAATAAAGACCTCTAAAGCATGTTGGAACCGTTTATAATCTTTCATGAGACGAACCAAGGACACAAGATGGTGTTTGTCAACAGTGTTGCCTTCTTCGACCCATTGATCAAGCACCGGTACGATGGAGACCCTGGGGTCTCTTATGGCTTCAATTCTTCTGCATAATGTAGTGGAGTGTGAAGAAGATAATGGTTTGGTTGGGGTTTTAGTAGAGAAAAGTAAAGAAGCTAAAACCCTTGTGGAGGAGATGGAGAATTGATAGTTTTGTGGAAGTAAAGACAATAATTTTCTAGAGAAATGAAGATTCATTATTATTTCTCTGAGTGAATGTGTTTGAAAGAATTGATGTTTGTTTAAGGGCAAGGGAATAAATGTAAATAGAGACAGGGATTTAACTTAGGGTTTAAGGCTAGGAAGAAAACCAATTTGGTTTGGTGTATGCCATCAAAACTCTGGATTAATCGTATATTTTAGGGATGTGTTCTTGGCATTTTATTAATGTGGTCCCTGTATTATTTTAGTTGTATTTAGTTGGTCCCTTTACTTAAAAACATCTCTATTGTGTATTGTACTCTCTAACTAATTCCTGCGTATTTTACGGCTAATTCTTATCAACTAGCCCGACATTATCGAGCTAGTTACAtgtctgggttttttttttacatgttattaacagtgaattaaatggaaatttgaagaaaaaaaatcacaccaagtaactttctttaaaagaagggacaattaattaataataataataacgttTTTCTAGGTGAAAGAGTCACTAGGCGGGGTTAAGACTAAGAAGATATTTAACATTGTGTTTTTATCTGAGTGCGTTTTAAATGAATTAGGTAtagaaaacatcaaattaatattttttttataattttaataattaatgtcagaaataaaaatttataaaaaattatttaaatatatttttaaataaaaatcattttttaataaaaatatacatctCAATACCAAACATAAATCTCAAAACCAAACATAAATCGAGCTATCCCTACCTCCTACCTAGGCATAGATTCGTCCACGGAGTTATTGAATCCCACTTAGTTCGGTAGTTTCGGTAGTCAATTTGATGACTTGTAGTCTCAATAAGgtaaagatttattttgaaccaTTTTCAATATTGTTCTAGCCAAGTTTAAATGATCTAGCAGGTTAATATGATGAAACTCAAGGAAGATCTGACCAAATCAACttcaaggaattaaaaaaaaaaaaaagccctagAAACAAAATTGGTGTAGATAAaattttgacatgaaaattcATAggttaaattagtttaatttaataacactatatatTAAACTTTCGTCTCCAGTCAACAAATCATTGAATTGACCCATCAAGTTAAACCAGTTTAATACATCATGCATGATAGACATGGTGATTCTGTCGGTATTGTTGATGATGAACCGGTCACGTCAGCCGTACGGGTCTGCCATTTCAAATCTGTCGATGAATTCATCGGTATCTTTGACGGTGAACCGGTCCAGTCACCCGTACGGGTCGCCCGTTTTGAATCCGTCAGTGATTCTGTCGAAAatatcacccgccaaaacctccacgtcagcgacccgtcctttttttctttttttcgagctttccgtccgtaattcggtcggtaattaagccgtcggtaattaccgaccgaattacggacggaaggtgtccgtcggtaatttcaacctcaaattaccgacagaaatattccgttggtgattttgttgttattaagcgaatttctagTAGTGATGGATTCATCTATACATCAAAACTATTGACATTTATTaccataatatatattacaagTTCCCATTTCTATCACAGGACTAGTCCAGCGCTTGAGCAAACATATGCATAGAAAATAAACGAGGAAAAATGTTTCAAGGAGAAAATCATATTATGCTTTGTCAATGCTATTCTACTCCTCTTTGAACCGTACTCTCATTTGCCAGTAATATAATGGACTCAAGCACCTGCAGAATGCAACAGTACAGAATTAGAAATATTCATTAATAATCTTAATTTCTTTGGGAGTTACACTATAATAAGAGAAATTTACCTTCGCGTAGTGAAACGTTGTCATGCTGCATGTCCACGGATCCTGGTTCCAGAAAGGATGTCCCTAATTCGATGCAATTCGGCCACAACAATGCTCATATCCATCCTCTCTCGTGGCAACTCTACAGAACAAGCAACTCCTATCTTGATAATTGAAATCAGACATTCGAGGATTTTTCCAGTTTCAATAGGGTTCATCCTATGAGAGGAATGGATACTACTTTCCACATCTTCTCGGAGAAGTATTGGTTCCACAACCTCCGAAACTCGGCCATGCAATGCCATTTCAGCATAATTGTGAAGGTTCAGCCCATCTTTAAACATGCCGTCTGTAGGTCTTTTTCCTGTAAACATCTCCAGCAACAAGATGCCAAAGCTGTACACATCCCCGTAAGTTGACACATCGCTGCCCACACCATACTCTGCAAAATTCATATGAACAGACGCAAATAGTTGTTTACGGCCTTAGCTTAGATCATAAACTGAGAAAATAGAACTAGAGACTAATGAAAATAATTCTAATCGCACCTGGTGCTGCATAGCCGATGGTGCCTTTCAAGCCAACGGAGCTGGTCTGTCCCGATGATAATTGATGGGAAACTTCTGGACGAAGCCTTGCTAATCCGAAGTCCCCAACACAAGCAGtcatttcaccatttaaaaGAACATTGCTGGGCTTCAAATCACAATGGACAATAGGTGTTCCGCAGTGTTGGTGCAAATAGTTGAGCACATTAGCCACatcaattgaaatatttaacctCTGAAGGAGATTCAAACTTCTCAGCTCTTGTGCGTTGTTTGGCTGATGAATTGGATGCAACCATTCTTCTAGACTTCCATTGATCATGAGCTCGTAAACCATGGCCTTGAAATCATTTCCTTGAAAATCAATGCTAGAGCATGCACTGACCACTCTAACAAGATTTCGATGCCTGATGTTTACCAAGGCTGCACATTCTGCCATGAAACTCCTGGAAGCTCCTTTGCGTAAGAGGTTAAGTACCTTCACTGCAACAGCCATTCCATCCGGAGGAAGGATTCCTTTGTAGACTGAACCAAAACTGCCAACACCGATTAAATTGGCCGAAGAGAATTCATTAGTTGCTAGAAGGAGATCTTGGTAGGCTACTCTCCTAAATGGTATCCCCCCATGTAGATGTACTAGAAGCCTgcttatcttttgtttttctaaagaaATAGAAAAGCATGGAAGAGACCAACAAGATTACCACAAGCAAGCCCCCAGACATTGCGACGATCAATATCTTAGTAGAAGATTTCAGCTTTGCCGACTCATTGGTTGTGCATCTGGACAGATTCAACTGAGGTATACCTCCACAGAGCTTCTTGTTTCCTGCAATGGAAATCACACTTGTATTGCCAAAGACACCTTGCGCGGGCACCTGACCTTCAAGGTCGTTAAATGACAGATCCAGACTCTCTAACAACTTTAAGTCTCCCAAAAAGCTGGGAATTTGGCCACTAAAGTTGTTGTAAGAGAGATCAAGAACTTTAACTGCTCTCAAAGAACTCAGAGACTCAGGAATGGACCCTTTGAAAAAATTACCCTTCAAACTCAAAAGCTCTAAACTCGCGCAACTACCAAGACTACGGGGAATCTCACCGGATAACCTATTTTTAGAAACATCTAGCTCACCAAGATGTACCAGATTACCCACTTCCAAGGGAAGAGAACCTGTCAGATGATTTTCAGATAGGTTTAAGGAAAATGTTCCTGAAGGGATACTTGGTAATTCTCGGGGTAAGGGACCGctcaaattattattagagAGACCCAACTCCAACAAGTTTTGGCAATTTCCATGATTCGATGGGATACTTCCATGTAAATTGTTGAGTTCTAAATGAGCAGCAATTAACGACGTCATATTGCCTACAGAGGTGATGGGATACTGCctgagattttattttgatctagATATAAATAAcctaaattttgtaatttaccaaCAGAACTTGGTATCATGCTGCTCAATTGATTTGGCTCCAAGCCCAAAGCAACCAGGCTGATGAGATTTCCAATCCCATCTGGAATTGTTCCACGTATTTGGTTTCTCCCAAATCCCATCTTCCTTAATTTTTTGGAGAAGTTGCCAAGTGTTTCAGGAAGTACCCCTCCTAAATGGTTGTCAGCTATCCCAAAAATTTACAAAACGGTGTTGTTTTCCAGGCGATAGAGAGAACTCAGGTCATCGTCCTGGCCACTCCCAAGATCATTGTAACCAATTGACAGATGACGCAAGTAAGGCAAGCTTCCTAGGGTGGGTACTTTCCCAGTGAAGAAGTTGTCTGAGAGTTCAACATTACAGAGATTTGAGGCATTAGAGATTGTCATGGGAATTATAGTCCACTGAAGTATATTTTTTTCGCCTGTTATATTTCTTCCCCTTATGAATTTTGCCAAAAGTTACTCTAATTAGAATCACTTCTtcgttttttgtatttttcttaaaaattaaaaaaattatattattcataaatagcattaatttttctaattaaattatatcatgaTTCAAAAATCACATTAAATCTTGCTTTTGTTGGACAGTTATGAGATTCAGGTATATTATTTAGCCATCTTttcctctctatttttttgttgtgtgcAGGGTCTGCAATCTACATAGCTGATTAGAACAGGTCGTAGAAAGGGaggattatatattttgaatgagTTAAAAGTGGTAGTTGttgctttagattttttttgttgtacttgtttcgttcttcatGCTCATGAAAAACACAAGAAGTTGTCCCCTCAATCTGCTATTTATGTCACTCTTGGTTATGGTGACAGTAAAAAGATGTATCATtattttgatccaataactcagaaactttatgtgtctcgtcatgttatctttttttaggatatacttttcttttttattctattcaCTACTCATAGCTTGACTAGATCTGATCTTATTTGTATAAATCATTTTTCTAagaattctaataatttatcATCTCAAGTTCCTAGTACTTCAAATCCTCATTCTTATGTTCTTACCCTCATTACCTTTACATTCAACTCAACCAATTCGTATCGACCATTCTGCAAGTATTGCTACTTTACTCTACAGTACATCTAAagctcccttttcttttatgatcaCTCAAGCTgtctgagattgtggatccacctctacATCAATCCAtatgcatttgtaagtccacaAAGTTACTagattttttctattattgttattcttcatcttttaccttttttttagcttatattcattgtttttctgaactctctttctataaaaagaaaattattaatccTCTTTGATAGTAAGTTATAGATGAGGAACTTTTAGCTTGGTATATCTCACTAAATATTATCCATGtttttcatgttgttagtcagctTGTTACTTCTCATACTACTGTTCATTGGGCAGTTGCTCTTGgtattttgagaaatctttagGGTACAATATTTTAGAGTCTTTTACTTCCATCGATTCACCTTTTCCTTAGAGCTACATGCATACTCTAATGTTGATCAATGATCCCACTGATTGCATATATGCAAGCCTGTTAATGGTTTCTATAtcttttttagtgattttcttatttcttgaaAGAATAAGAAACAATATATTATTTCTCAATCTTCAACCGAAGTAGAATATTGTGTTATGACatctactattaaaaaaattatttggttacgttggttacttgtAGATATGTAAGTTTATCTTTCTCATACCACTCTTATGTATTATAACAACCAAAGTTTTATTCAGATTActcataacttattttttttcataaatgaactaaacacattaaaattgattgtcatcttatttatcattatttcaagcatgacaccattactttgtcctttgttcctttt
Protein-coding sequences here:
- the LOC118042780 gene encoding pentatricopeptide repeat-containing protein At2g20710, mitochondrial, which codes for MNLHFSRKLLSLLPQNYQFSISSTRVLASLLFSTKTPTKPLSSSHSTTLCRRIEAIRDPRVSIVPVLDQWVEEGNTVDKHHLVSLVRLMKDYKRFQHALEVSEWMTGRRFFTFTTEDAAVRLGLIHRVRGLEEAENYFNKLSVKLRTKYTYGAILNGCVREKSVQKAEAVMQEMREGGMTTSSFPYNILIILYSQTGDFDKIPPLLKEMERNGIAQDKYTLRNLIAASVAASDISGVERILKLMEENPELGLDWKLYAMAADAYLKIGSIETALTMLKKLEKWMAFRKKKAVFNFLLSLHAKTGNKDELYRIWNLYKPSSESMDTSYCCMIDSLTKLDDIEGAEKIFEEWESQCTSMYDFRVLNGLLVAYCNRGLFEKAEAAIEKAVQGRTPYASTWHVMAKGYMEHDQIPKAVEMLKRAVNVGRDWKPDPILVNACLEYLEGQGDAEEMKKFTRLMKN